Within the Arachis duranensis cultivar V14167 chromosome 10, aradu.V14167.gnm2.J7QH, whole genome shotgun sequence genome, the region taatttgcttttatttatataatttcatTGTCAAATTCAGACATTAATGTAACGTTATTACTTTTAGAATCATGTAATATTGAATGCCATTTCATTTCTTTGTCATTTACCCCAAGTTTAGTAAGATAATATACTAACTAAAACAAGTGAGAAATCAGAAAAGGTTATTAATAAAACAAAGTTTACTAGGCGTAGTTTCCCACACCACATGCGACGGCTTCGCTGCACACCGTCTAAGGCCTTAATGATGATAGTTCCTCATCCTACGGATCTATTCCCATTTGACAATAACaagttaattataaattttcatGATAGTTTCTTGTGTCGGGGTACACAAACCTAGGCTTGATGGAACGCTCACATTGTCACATGTTATTACTATTACCATGAAATGGCCTTGTATTGCTTTTACTGAAATGCACAACTTATGGAACTCACTGTTTGATTCTTTCAATTATAATTCACATCCATGAGTTAAATTATGTAGTAGGTAACTGGAAGACAATTATGGCAATCAAGATTCAAGACCATCCAACTGCATCCATTTCGATCCCTGAATCTCTGGCTGAAATCAAGACATCAACACTGGACAACTCACTTTAGCCTCTCTTTTCGCAGTCTGTCCAGTTCCTTGACCATTTGCCAGTGTTCGAGGGACAGGCTAGTCTCACCGAAGCTCAATGACATGAGACGGCTCATTGTTAACCATCTGTTGGAGAACAAGGGAGGTGAGGACGTGAGGTGTAAAGACTTAAGGACTAAGGAGTAGTGCAACAAACAACTGATCAATCAGGTTAACCCACATTCACTAACCTGCTTAAATCTTGGGCATTCAAGCTCCGGTCTGCTTGTCTTGCTGCAACTAAATCATTTTCTACCACCTGAAGAAATCTCAAGTAAAGAGGAATACCAACATCAAAAACTCTAAGAGACAGATTCCACGTATGCGCAATTTGCAAATTTGTTACTTGGTAGCTAGCTAGGTTCGTACAAAGTGTAAGGCTAACAGCTCGAGATAAACCCAAAAGGGTCCTTACTAATAAAACCTAATGGTCAAAGTGGCTCATACCTGCTGCATTTCTGATTCAATGGAGTGTGGCAGCTGTCTAACAGTAGCCAAGTACCACCTCCAAGCTTCTAAAGCTTCTGCAGTCACAGCTTCAGAGCAATTGGCTGCAGAGGGCCGGAAAGGTACAATTACATCAGCTGGCAAGATATTTGATTTCCCCTCAGACAAAACTAGCAGCTGTACATCAGTTGTCATATCCATTTTATAATACTTGAAATCATACTCCACCTGAAACAAATACCAAGTGTATGTCAGCATCTTTACTTTCAACTTGTGTTGTTAAAAATGATCAAGTTTATCCATAAATCAGTGTATAGCGGTTCCTAGCAGTTGCAGAGTGCAGATATATTTATCTCAAAGGAGCATATCCATTGCAATAATAGTATCCATGATCATGTAGTAAGAGAGAACACCAAGATGAGCAAATAAAGTACCTTTTGCCACTCCACTAAATTATTCAGCAACCTTGCATTCTCTACACCCAAAGAGTTAAGGGTTCCAGCTTCTAACTTGGTCTCGTCAACAATCAAATGTGAACCTTCAGCTAGTTGCAAGGCTCCAGTTTCCAGTCTGGTGCATTAGAACTTAAAAGTAAATATCTATGTTGTATACTTGCATCCATTAATAAGAAATCCTAGCTTAGACAacaactaaaatattaaaatgtgaTCACCTGTTGGTTTCATAATTCTTTTTTGGCGCTAGTGAAGCAGTGTTCAAGTATTCCACTGTGAGGGGTATGCAATGTGTGAAAGGCATGAGGTTCTTGACAACAACGTTTAATTGGTTTCCAAATATAGATACAATTTCTTTGCTAAAACAGGTCAAGTTTAGTGAAAGCTTGCCTACAGCAAGAGAATCTACTCTACTATGCACCTGGTCAAATACAACACATCATACAAATATTCTCAAGAAAGTAACGTGGGAGAATATAATTAAGTACTATAAgacaagaaaagagaaacacgtgaaacaataacaacaaatagAAAATTTACATTTTCATGAAATGTCTGAGAAATTATCATAGAATCGTGTACCTTGGATAGGAGATGTAGCAACATGAAATGAGCTGCCACATCATCATTTCCAAGAACAGCTGTGAGATGTCTAAGCAAAGCTTCCCTAATCCCTTTGACCATGTCCAACTTAGGCTGCGAGATCAAGCACATGATTTGTTCAGCAAGGAGTTTTCAATTAATGGAGCAAGTTAAGAGGCTAAGGATCCCAATGCATTATGCTAATCACAAAAAGCCATTAATTCATACAGATGAAATAGCAAGGATATTGTAAAAGTTACCTCTATAATAGGGTTATTCTGAAGAAAGTCGTGAGCTGCAAGTTTTCTGTGAACAAAACAATGAAAGCGTGGTACTACCTGTGGCACAGAGGGAATAATCAAAACGAATATGTTCAAAACCAAGTGCTTACTTGAGATAGAATAGTTACATAACAACCAAACTGATATATTGCTTGCTCCATGATCAAGTAGCCTTCGTGGAAAGATATAATGCTTCaatgtatataaaattttcatcAAATCAGCACTACAATGCTTACCTTATTAGGTGGGAAATGGCGTAAAGGATCCTCACAAAATTCATTTGATAAATCATTATCTACATTGTCTTCTTGAATCTCTGGATCAGATGTAAGTATACccacaaattcgaaaatttcatTCAGCTTCAATTCAGACTCCGGAGAATCATATACCTGGCATGATAAAGAGGAAAGTGAGGAACTAGAATTTATATGATTCCAGTGGGTCAAAAGCAACAAAACTAAACCCATGCCAACAAAATATACTTCATAAGATCTTCTGAGACAAAATCTTACCTTCACCAGACAATGAAGTGAATTCCCTTCAGGAACCGGCGCCGGACTAAAACTAGAGCTAGCAATCTCAGACTCTCGAGATTGAGAAGCAAGGGAAGGTTGTTCACCTTCTCTCTGTTAAAGAAACAGTAAGACCAGTTTTCAAAAGAATGGTAACAGAAATTTTTATGATCGAACCTAATAATTACGTATTACATTACACGAGACAAATCAATTTTAACTCAACATATCTGTCAGTAGTTCAGTGTAACTTATAATCTATTGCTCCGTTGACTTGACATGTAACTGTATATCCAAATCTACGTGACAAGACTAGCTTAGATCACAAAAATCCTGGTTTCTATTAATTGAAACTGAATGCATACAACAAAAATCGAGAAATTTTTGTACAAACCATAATGAGCAGAGTGTAATATATACTTCAATCATATATGCTTCTTTTTggtcaaattataatattatattcatAACAGAAATAGCTGAATTCGGACAAGCTTGTCGTACCATCTTTTTAGTAGTAGGAGAACCTTGATCCTCTTCAGATGAGACCTGTAAATAAACAACACTGATCactaagaaaaatgataaacaCAAATGTATAGAAAGGTCTTTGTGCCAATCACTTGATACTCTAGTGCAGAGCAAGACATCAATAGGAAACAAAGCAGAAACAATGAGCTAATAAAAACATCAATGCACATACAGTCATATCAGAACACTCGGCTTCTGCTCTTGGGCGCTTTTCTCTTTGCTCGGATTTCCAACCCATACATTGATCAGTAACTGCTTCAGATGGAATTTGAGCCCATGAATTCAATCCAGGAACCTAAGAATTATATCCAAATAGAAGGAAAAACAAAACCGTTAATCATTAAAGAAGCTAACCTTTAAGGAAGCCATTGCTCACTAGACAAACATTCAACATGAGATATAGAGTGAGGACACCTCACCGGAACACAGTAAAGTAGACGACGTTCCCAAATTCGCGTATCTGCGGAGGGACCAATGGGGAATTGAGAAACATCCATGAACTTGTTGGTCCTCCACACGGCTCCATCCTTCCATAGTAAAAGCAAGATTggatttttgtcaaatttaggCGAGTTAATCCACACAATTCGAACATATAagctaaaaaaataagaaactaaaaagaTGAAAAACCTTGTAAGCGCCAACATAAAATTCATTTCCAAGCATGTCCTGTATCATCCCACGAAAACGAACTAGAGTATTGGGTTTTATCCATCTCATAGAGGCAGGAGTAAGAACTGGAACCTAAGAGCACAAACACGAAACTCAGCCCAAGATCGACGCCAGAATTATTGTTACTACATTTTACATAATAGGGTTTTGCATTTAGGGTTCAAGGGAAGTGGACGAAGATATTACCTGAAGGTGGTGAGATTGGTCGAAGAGGAAGTTGGTGAAGAGGTCCATGGCGCCCCAATCGCCGCTGTTGAAGGAGGAGGGGTCGGAAACGGAGGCCATGGCTTTCTCGAAGGTAGATCTGACCGCACCCAATGGGTTCGACAGAAAATCGTACTGCGGTCCACCCATGGTTGAATCGATTGCTGTGTCTCTTTCACTGTCTTCTTCTCTGTCTCGCGCGTTGCAATGGAGATCTCAATGGATGGCGATTCCCGCCATATGTATCTCTTGTAGGTCATTTTTTTCCCGCCAAATCTTCTTGGGCCGTTCTTTCCCGCCATTTGTTGGCCCCATCTCTTGAAGCTTTTTTTTAAACGCTAGCTGCGTTTCGCCCCCTTCCCACCACTAAGGTCTAGAGTTTGCCACTAAAGTCTAGAGTTCAAACTCTAGACTCTAAATGAtgtatttgagaaaaaaaatgtgataCTTTATAATGACCAAAATTACACCCAAAACAATATAATGACAAAATTACACCCAAATATTAggaccaatttaatactttataaTGACCAAATTACTTATCATTCATCTAacaatatttttacaaaaatgttTGGAAGACATTAGGAATGTTAATGAAATAGAGTGAGACGAGTATTTAAATATTCATACTTGTTGTAAACACTTACACATTGTTTCATTTTCGGTTCTATTACTCACGAATATCTTAATTTTTATCACATATCCAAATCTGCGGGTATATCTACTCCATACCCACCCAATCCAAT harbors:
- the LOC107470209 gene encoding mini-chromosome maintenance complex-binding protein; this translates as MGGPQYDFLSNPLGAVRSTFEKAMASVSDPSSFNSGDWGAMDLFTNFLFDQSHHLQVPVLTPASMRWIKPNTLVRFRGMIQDMLGNEFYVGAYKDGAVWRTNKFMDVSQFPIGPSADTRIWERRLLYCVPVPGLNSWAQIPSEAVTDQCMGWKSEQREKRPRAEAECSDMTVSSEEDQGSPTTKKMREGEQPSLASQSRESEIASSSFSPAPVPEGNSLHCLVKVYDSPESELKLNEIFEFVGILTSDPEIQEDNVDNDLSNEFCEDPLRHFPPNKVVPRFHCFVHRKLAAHDFLQNNPIIEPKLDMVKGIREALLRHLTAVLGNDDVAAHFMLLHLLSKVHSRVDSLAVGKLSLNLTCFSKEIVSIFGNQLNVVVKNLMPFTHCIPLTVEYLNTASLAPKKNYETNRLETGALQLAEGSHLIVDETKLEAGTLNSLGVENARLLNNLVEWQKVEYDFKYYKMDMTTDVQLLVLSEGKSNILPADVIVPFRPSAANCSEAVTAEALEAWRWYLATVRQLPHSIESEMQQVVENDLVAARQADRSLNAQDLSRWLTMSRLMSLSFGETSLSLEHWQMVKELDRLRKERLK